A window of the Gossypium hirsutum isolate 1008001.06 chromosome A05, Gossypium_hirsutum_v2.1, whole genome shotgun sequence genome harbors these coding sequences:
- the LOC107904262 gene encoding rhomboid-like protein 19, whose protein sequence is MSSPGSGIFSGFTKLCKGLTVILIGGHIVVRLLPSSVIYLALIPARTIPFGWNLITAGYIEQSLHGVVVSVIGLLFMGKLLEPIWGSKEFLKFIFIVNFLTSVCVFTTSIALYYITREENYLYMPLSGFHGVLAGFLVGIKQIVPDQELSLLKIKAKWLPSLMLLISIAISFFTPDSATYLPTLIFGAYIGWIYLRYFQRKPEAKHRGDPSEDFAFSTFFPEFLGPIIDPIASVFHRMLCGKSEASTNAQAYTVGGAPLIGSDPIEASRRRERGARALEERLAAERLAAGKNSEEPQIDESDNV, encoded by the exons ATGAGCTCCCCG GGGAGTGGAATATTCAGTGGATTTACAAAGCTATGCAAGGGACTAACGGTGATACTAATCGGTGGCCACATTGTTGTTCGGCTTCTCCCTTCTTCTGTTATTTACCTTGCTCTTATTCCGGCCAG GACAATCCCTTTTGGTTGGAACCTCATAACAGCTGGTTATATTGAACAATCATTACATGGG GTGGTTGTCAGTGTTATCGGTCTTCTTTTCATGGGGAAGTTGCTTGAGCCTATATGGGGTTCTAAGGAGTTCTTGAAGTTCATCTTCATAGTTAACTTTCTAACTTCTGTCTGTGTTTTCACTACTTCTATCGCCTTGTACTACATAACGAGGGAAGAAAATTACCT TTACATGCCTCTTTCCGGCTTCCATGGGGTGCTGGCGGGCTTCTTGGTTGGCATCAAACAAATTGTACCTGACCAAGAACTGTCTTTGCTGAAAATAAAAGCAAAG TGGCTGCCATCACTTATGCTGTTGATTTCGATTGCCATAAGTTTCTTCACTCCAGATTCGGCAACATATCTTCCAACCTTGATATTCGGAGCTTATATAGGCTGGATTTACCTCAGATACTTCCAGAGAAAACCCGAAGCAAAGCATAGGGGAGATCCGAGTGAAGATTTTGCATTCTCTACATTCTTCCCTGAATTTCTCGG GCCAATCATTGATCCCATCGCATCTGTGTTTCATCGGATGCTTTGTGGAAAATCTGAAGCTTCCACCAATGCTCAGGCTTATACCGTGGGAGGTGCACCATTAATCGGTTCTGACCCCATTGAGGCATCGCGGAGAAg AGAAAGAGGGGCTAGGGCACTGGAGGAGAGATTGGCAGCTGAGAGGTTGGCTGCAGGAAAGAATTCAGAAGAACCACAGATAGATGAATCGGATAATGTTTGA
- the LOC107904261 gene encoding probable ubiquitin-conjugating enzyme E2 C — protein sequence MEVRPNQTVDNSSTSPQQHRHRVAAAASKQPVSATNAVDTTSVTQRLQKELMALMMSSGDLGVSAFPEGESIFTWIGTIKGGEGTMYEGLSYKLSLRFPLDYPFKPPQVKFETTCFHPNVDQFGNICLDILQDKWSSAYDCRTILLSVQSLLGEPNPESPLNTYAAALWNNKEDYRKMVQEQYFGGKTLES from the exons ATGGAAGTCCGGCCAAATCAAACGGTGGACAATTCATCAACCTCACCTCAACAGCATCGGCACCGTGTAGCTGCCGCTGCATCTAAACAACCAGTTTCCGCTACCAACGCCGTTGATACCACTTCCGTTACTCAAAG GCTCCAAAAGGAACTAATGGCTCTCATG ATGAGCAGTGGAGATCTCGGAGTGTCTGCCTTTCCTGAAGGTGAAAGCATTTTTACATGGATTGGGACGATCAAGGGTGGAGAGGGAACTATGTACGAGGGTTTATCGTACAAACTTTCCTTGCGTTTCCCGTTGGACTACCCTTTCAAGCCTCCTCAAGTAAAGTTTGAGACAACATGCTTTCATCCTAATGTCGATCAGTTCGGCAATATTTGCCTTGACATTCTTCAG GATAAATGGTCATCTGCTTATGATTGTAGAACCATTCTTTTGTCTGTTCAAAGTCTCCTAGGAG AGCCGAATCCGGAGAGCCCTCTCAATACCTATGCTGCGGCACTGTGGAACAATAAGGAAG ATTACAGAAAGATGGTCCAAGAACAGTATTTTGGTGGAAAAACATTAGAGAGCTAA
- the LOC107904259 gene encoding MLO-like protein 12 isoform X1, with protein MADATNKARSLEQTPTWAVAVVCLVLVVISIIIEHAIHMLGKWFKKRHKTALYEALEKVKAELMLMGFISLLLTVTQSLISDICIPRNIANTWHPCDQQAEAHKYGQISGRKLVEFSDDDDDDGTTYIPRRSLATSNYDKCQEKGKIALVSAYGIHQLHIFIFMLAVCHILYCIIIYALGRTKMRKWKSWENETKTIEYQYYNDPERFRFARDTSFGRRHLNCWSRSTLTLWIMCFFRQFFGSVTKVDYLTLRHGFIMAHLAPANETKFDFQKYIKRSLEDDFKVVVGISPIIWFIAVLFLLAYTHGWYSYLWLPFVPLIVVLMVGTKLQVIITELGVSIQDRGGVVKGAPLVRPGDDLFWFGRPRFLLFLIHLVLFTNAFQLAFFVWSTYEFSIRSCYHEHLEDIIIRISMGVVTQFICSYVTLPLYALVTQMGSNMRPTIFNERVATALRNWHQQAKKHTKQNKQSHSQNTTPLSSRPATPTHGMSPVHLLHNYPRSVESYPTSPRLSITENNRLVLHSPRQHGIKDDVDDRSLHKEIAQVDTTFEESNSLQRAAMAQATRTQHEIDIASPIFSLEKK; from the exons ATGGCGGATGCCACAAATAAAGCACGCTCATTGGAACAGACACCGACATGGGCTGTTGCAGTGGTGTGTCTTGTCTTGGTTGTCATTTCTATCATCATTGAACATGCCATTCATATGCTTGGGAAG TGGTTCAAGAAAAGACACAAAACAGCTCTTTATGAAGCACTTGAGAAGGTTAAAGCAG AGCTTATGCTTATGGGATTTATATCATTACTGCTAACAGTAACTCAAAGTCTCATATCTGATATTTGCATACCAAGAAACATAGCAAACACATGGCATCCATGTGATCAACAAGCTGAGGCTCACAAATATGGTCAAATTTCTGGTAGAAAACTTGTTGAATTCtccgatgatgatgatgatgatggcaCCACTTATATTCCAAGACGCAGTCTTGCAACTtctaattatgataaatgtcaAGAAAAG GGTAAAATAGCACTTGTATCAGCTTATGGTATCCATCAACTCCATATATTTATCTTTATGTTAGCAGTTTGTCATATCCTCTACTGCATCATCATCTATGCTTTGGGAAGAACTAAG ATGAGGAAATGGAAATCCTGGGAAAATGAGACAAAGACAATTGAATATCAATACTACAATG ATCCTGAGAGATTCAGATTTGCAAGGGATACTTCATTCGGACGAAGACATTTGAACTGTTGGAGTCGTTCAACCTTAACCCTTTGGATT ATGTGTTTCTTTAGACAATTTTTTGGATCAGTAACAAAAGTTGATTACTTGACATTGAGGCATGGATTTATCATG GCACATTTGGCACCTGCAAATGAAACCAAATTTGATTTTCAAAAGTACATCAAGAGATCATTAGAAGATGATTTTAAAGTAGTGGTTGGGATAAG CCCAATTATTTGGTTCATTGCTGTCCTCTTCTTACTTGCCTATACACATG GATGGTACTCTTATTTGTGGCTGCCCTTTGTCCCTTTAATC GTAGTTCTAATGGTAGGAACCAAGCTACAAGTGATCATAACGGAACTTGGTGTAAGTATTCAAGATAGAGGAGGTGTAGTGAAGGGTGCACCGTTGGTTCGACCCGGCGATGACCTCTTCTGGTTCGGTCGTCCCCGCTTCCTTCTTTTTCTCATTCACCTTGTTCTATTTACG AATGCATTTCAACTGGCCTTTTTCGTGTGGAGCACG TATGAATTCAGCATAAGATCTTGCTACCATGAGCATCTTGAAGATATCATCATTAGAATCTCAATGGG GGTCGTTACACAGTTCATTTGTAGCTACGTGACTCTTCCTCTCTATGCTTTGGTGACTCAG ATGGGATCCAACATGAGACCGACGATCTTTAACGAAAGGGTCGCCACTGCACTGAGAAACTGGCATCAACAAGCGAAGAAACACACTAAACAAAACAAACAGTCACATTCTCAAAACACCACGCCGCTTTCAAGCAGGCCTGCGACTCCAACTCATGGGATGTCTCCAGTTCATCTTCTTCATAATTATCCACGAAGCGTTGAAAGTTATCCGACATCTCCCAGACTTTCAATCACTGAGAACAATCGATTGGTACTCCACTCCCCGAGACAGCATGGAATCAAAGATGATGTTGATGATAGATCACTACATAAGGAAATTGCTCAAGTTGATACAACATTTGAAGAATCCAACTCTTTGCAAAGAGCTGCGATGGCTCAGGCGACACGAACACAACATGAAATCGACATTGCTTCGCCGATTTTCTCGCTCGAGAAGAAATGA
- the LOC107904259 gene encoding MLO-like protein 12 isoform X2, giving the protein MADATNKARSLEQTPTWAVAVVCLVLVVISIIIEHAIHMLGKWFKKRHKTALYEALEKVKAVTQSLISDICIPRNIANTWHPCDQQAEAHKYGQISGRKLVEFSDDDDDDGTTYIPRRSLATSNYDKCQEKGKIALVSAYGIHQLHIFIFMLAVCHILYCIIIYALGRTKMRKWKSWENETKTIEYQYYNDPERFRFARDTSFGRRHLNCWSRSTLTLWIMCFFRQFFGSVTKVDYLTLRHGFIMAHLAPANETKFDFQKYIKRSLEDDFKVVVGISPIIWFIAVLFLLAYTHGWYSYLWLPFVPLIVVLMVGTKLQVIITELGVSIQDRGGVVKGAPLVRPGDDLFWFGRPRFLLFLIHLVLFTNAFQLAFFVWSTYEFSIRSCYHEHLEDIIIRISMGVVTQFICSYVTLPLYALVTQMGSNMRPTIFNERVATALRNWHQQAKKHTKQNKQSHSQNTTPLSSRPATPTHGMSPVHLLHNYPRSVESYPTSPRLSITENNRLVLHSPRQHGIKDDVDDRSLHKEIAQVDTTFEESNSLQRAAMAQATRTQHEIDIASPIFSLEKK; this is encoded by the exons ATGGCGGATGCCACAAATAAAGCACGCTCATTGGAACAGACACCGACATGGGCTGTTGCAGTGGTGTGTCTTGTCTTGGTTGTCATTTCTATCATCATTGAACATGCCATTCATATGCTTGGGAAG TGGTTCAAGAAAAGACACAAAACAGCTCTTTATGAAGCACTTGAGAAGGTTAAAGCAG TAACTCAAAGTCTCATATCTGATATTTGCATACCAAGAAACATAGCAAACACATGGCATCCATGTGATCAACAAGCTGAGGCTCACAAATATGGTCAAATTTCTGGTAGAAAACTTGTTGAATTCtccgatgatgatgatgatgatggcaCCACTTATATTCCAAGACGCAGTCTTGCAACTtctaattatgataaatgtcaAGAAAAG GGTAAAATAGCACTTGTATCAGCTTATGGTATCCATCAACTCCATATATTTATCTTTATGTTAGCAGTTTGTCATATCCTCTACTGCATCATCATCTATGCTTTGGGAAGAACTAAG ATGAGGAAATGGAAATCCTGGGAAAATGAGACAAAGACAATTGAATATCAATACTACAATG ATCCTGAGAGATTCAGATTTGCAAGGGATACTTCATTCGGACGAAGACATTTGAACTGTTGGAGTCGTTCAACCTTAACCCTTTGGATT ATGTGTTTCTTTAGACAATTTTTTGGATCAGTAACAAAAGTTGATTACTTGACATTGAGGCATGGATTTATCATG GCACATTTGGCACCTGCAAATGAAACCAAATTTGATTTTCAAAAGTACATCAAGAGATCATTAGAAGATGATTTTAAAGTAGTGGTTGGGATAAG CCCAATTATTTGGTTCATTGCTGTCCTCTTCTTACTTGCCTATACACATG GATGGTACTCTTATTTGTGGCTGCCCTTTGTCCCTTTAATC GTAGTTCTAATGGTAGGAACCAAGCTACAAGTGATCATAACGGAACTTGGTGTAAGTATTCAAGATAGAGGAGGTGTAGTGAAGGGTGCACCGTTGGTTCGACCCGGCGATGACCTCTTCTGGTTCGGTCGTCCCCGCTTCCTTCTTTTTCTCATTCACCTTGTTCTATTTACG AATGCATTTCAACTGGCCTTTTTCGTGTGGAGCACG TATGAATTCAGCATAAGATCTTGCTACCATGAGCATCTTGAAGATATCATCATTAGAATCTCAATGGG GGTCGTTACACAGTTCATTTGTAGCTACGTGACTCTTCCTCTCTATGCTTTGGTGACTCAG ATGGGATCCAACATGAGACCGACGATCTTTAACGAAAGGGTCGCCACTGCACTGAGAAACTGGCATCAACAAGCGAAGAAACACACTAAACAAAACAAACAGTCACATTCTCAAAACACCACGCCGCTTTCAAGCAGGCCTGCGACTCCAACTCATGGGATGTCTCCAGTTCATCTTCTTCATAATTATCCACGAAGCGTTGAAAGTTATCCGACATCTCCCAGACTTTCAATCACTGAGAACAATCGATTGGTACTCCACTCCCCGAGACAGCATGGAATCAAAGATGATGTTGATGATAGATCACTACATAAGGAAATTGCTCAAGTTGATACAACATTTGAAGAATCCAACTCTTTGCAAAGAGCTGCGATGGCTCAGGCGACACGAACACAACATGAAATCGACATTGCTTCGCCGATTTTCTCGCTCGAGAAGAAATGA
- the LOC107904260 gene encoding tetraspanin-6: protein MYRFSNTVIGFLNLFTLLASIPIIGAGLWMAKSSTTCESFLQTPLLILGFVILIISLAGFIGACFNVVWALWVYLLVMMLIIAALMGLTIFGFAVTSQGGGHEIAGRVYREYRLEDYSPWLRNRVKDPQYWNTIRSCLLNSKTCGKIALWTPLDYLNNDMTPVQSGCCKPPTSCNYEMTTMVAQNPDCYRWNNAPTVLCYECDSCKAGVLESVRRDWHKLSVLNIVMLLLLIGIYSIGCCAFQNTKRAETDYPYGQNRMSKVRPRWDYYWWRWWHDKKEQLY from the exons ATGTATAGGTTTAGCAACACAGTGATAGGGTTCTTGAACCTTTTCACACTGCTAGCATCGATACCGATCATCGGAGCAGGGCTATGGATGGCGAAGAGTAGCACCACATGTGAAAGTTTCTTGCAAACGCCATTGCTGATATTAGGGTTTGTGATACTGATTATATCATTGGCAGGTTTCATTGGAGCTTGCTTCAATGTGGTTTGGGCACTTTGGGTTTACTTGCTTGTCATGATGCTTATTATTGCAGCTTTGATGGGGTTAACTATATTTGGATTTGCGGTGACAAGCCAAGGTGGTGGGCACGAAATCGCTGGTAGGGTTTACAGGGAATATAGATTGGAAGATTACTCACCATGGTTGAGGAATAGGGTTAAAGATCCCCAGTATTGGAATACTATTAGAAGTTGTTTGTTGAATTCCAAGACTTGTGGGAAAATAGCCCTTTGGACTCCTCTTGATTATCTTAACAATGATATGACTCCAGTCCAG TCGGGTTGCTGTAAACCACCAACATCATGCAATTACGAGATGACGACAATGGTAGCCCAAAACCCAGACTGCTATAGGTGGAACAATGCCCCAACAGTGCTATGTTATGAGTGTGATTCATGCAAAGCAGGAGTGCTTGAATCAGTGAGAAGGGATTGGCATAAACTCTCAGTGCTAAACATTGTCATGCTCTTGCTTTTGATTGGGATTTATTCAATTGGTTGCTGTGCCTTCCAAAACACAAAAAGGGCTGAAACTGATTACCCATATGGCCAAAACAGGATGTCCAAAGTTAGACCAAGATGGGATTACTATTG GTGGAGATGGTGGCATGACAAAAAGGAGCAGCTTTattag